A window of Vigna unguiculata cultivar IT97K-499-35 chromosome 4, ASM411807v1, whole genome shotgun sequence contains these coding sequences:
- the LOC114182147 gene encoding ferredoxin-thioredoxin reductase catalytic chain, chloroplastic produces MTTQASAFSLAVPSVATPLRCRRNSLIRARVEPSDKSVEIMRKFSEQYARKSGTYFCVDKGVTSVVIKGLADHKDSLGAPLCPCRHYDDKPAEAAQGFWNCPCVPMRERKECHCMLFLTPDNDFAGDEQAITLEEIKESTANM; encoded by the exons ATGACCACCCAAGCTTCCGCCTTCTCTCTCGCCGTTCCCTCCGTCGCAACCCCTTTACGCTGCCGCCGCAATTCCCTTATTCGAGCTCGAG TGGAACCTTCTGATAAATCCGTTGAAATTATGAGGAAGTTCTCAGAGCAGTACGCTCGTAAGTCAGGAACATACTTTTGTGTTGACAAGGGAGTAACTTCAGTTGTCATCAAG GGGTTGGCTGACCATAAAGATTCATTGGGTGCACCACTGTGCCCTTGCCG GCATTATGACGATAAACCTGCTGAGGCTGCACAAGGATTTTGGAATTGCCCTTGTGTTCCCATGAGAGAGAG GAAGGAATGCCACTGCATGCTATTTCTCACTCCCGATAACGACTTTGCTGGCGACGAACAG GCTATCACCTTGGAGGAAATTAAAGAATCAACAGCTAATATGTAA
- the LOC114182146 gene encoding zinc finger AN1 domain-containing stress-associated protein 12-like, producing the protein MASGGNETFPDLGKNCQHRDCNRLDFLPYICDGCQRVFCSEHRSYKSHACPKSDLSRKVIVCQTCSMSIETTGYVGQDEDAILEKHHKSGNCDPTRKKKPICPVKGCKEILSISNTSTCKNCHLKVCLKHRFPSDHACTRGVSASSSSAANGGGKSFLSCFCFKNRTEKA; encoded by the exons ATGGCATCAGGTGGAAACGAAACTTTTCCAGATTTGGGTAAAAACTGCCAGCACCGCGACTGCAACCGCCTCGATTTTCTTCCTTACATCTGCGACGGTTGCCAACGG GTGTTTTGTTCGGAGCACAGATCCTACAAGTCCCACGCGTGCCCGAAGTCTGACCTAAGCAGAAAAGTGATTGTGTGCCAAACATGTTCCATGTCCATTGAGACCACCGGCTACGTAGGACAAGACGAGGATGCAATCTTGGAGAAGCACCACAAGTCTGGTAACTGTGATCCCACCAGGAAGAAGAAACCCATTTGCCCTGTCAAGGGGTGCAAGGAGATTTTATCAATATCCAACACCAGCACATGCAAAAATTGCCACCTGAAAGTGTGCCTCAAACACCGGTTCCCTTCTGATCATGCTTGTACCAGAGGAGTTTCAGCTTCTTCATCTTCTGCTGCTAATGGTGGGGGGAAGAGTTTTCTTAGTTGTTTTTGTTTCAAGAACAGAACAGAAAAGGCCTAG
- the LOC114181269 gene encoding zinc finger AN1 domain-containing stress-associated protein 12-like, with translation MASGGTEAFPDLGKHCQHTGCHQLDFLPFTCHGCQKVFCLEHRSYKSHACKNSDHNSRKVVVCETCSMSIETTGYVGQDEEAILEKHLKSGSCDPTKKKKPICPVKRCKEVLTFSNTSTCKTCHIKVCLKHRFPADHACSRGVSASSSSSSVADGGWKNRFLAALGSRAGQDCAKTGSSRSTSPPSTPSVKAY, from the exons ATGGCATCAGGCGGAACCGAAGCCTTTCCAGATTTGGGTAAACACTGCCAGCACACCGGTTGCCACCAGCTCGATTTTCTTCCTTTCACCTGCCACGGTTGCCAAAAG GTGTTTTGTTTGGAGCACAGATCGTACAAGTCCCACGCGTGCAAGAATTCCGACCACAACAGCAGAAAAGTGGTTGTCTGCGAAACGTGTTCCATGTCCATAGAGACCACCGGCTACGTGGGACAGGACGAGGAGGCAATCTTGGAGAAGCATCTCAAGTCTGGTAGCTGTGATCCCACCAAGAAGAAGAAACCCATTTGCCCTGTGAAGCGCTGCAAGGAGGTTTTGACTTTCTCCAACACCAGCACCTGTAAAACTTGCCACATCAAAGTGTGTCTCAAGCACCGTTTCCCTGCTGATCATGCTTGCAGCAGAGGAGTTTCagcttcttcttcctcatcCTCTGTTGCTGATGGTGGATGGAAGAATCGGTTTCTCGCTGCTTTAGGTTCAAGGGCTGGACAGGACTGTGCCAAAACTGGTTCATCTCGTTCTACCTCTCCTCCTTCCACTCCTTCTGTCAAGGCCTATTGA
- the LOC114182152 gene encoding U-box domain-containing protein 40-like — MEIQQSLKLTIHKKWPSSPKKTPKDSEPINTAAATPKLKWKKIFFHTKTKPKIQTPPDEFLCPVSHSLMSDPVIVSSGHSFERSSVEACKNLNFTPQLPDGTTPDFSTLIPNLALKSAILKWCHTTHTPPPLPHNNLVQQTSISSPDTKLVQQTSISPDTPNSNLVETSISPNVVPTEEKLSDRDPILDSLDENPPSSNLRRHAETEVPIRPTHLYTSSEESIATSSASTPPFQLATRPSCCYYSSPSSSEIEPAATPEEEEITGKLKSPQQNIIEEALLSLRKLTRVREETRVQLCTPRILSALRSLVLSKHVNVQVNTLASVVNLSLEKSNKLKIVRSGMVPPLIEVLKFGSPEAQEHCAGALFSLSLEDDNKTAIGVLGGLGPLLQMLRVESERTRHDSALALYHLSLVQSNRSKMVKLGSVPVLLSMVKLGHMTGRVLLILGNLGSGSDGRAAMLDAGVVECLVGLLSGPDSATGSTRESCVTVMYALSHGGLRFKAVAKAAGLVEVLQKVEKVGSERARHKVKKILEVMRAKEVEEEDVDWEELLDSGLGCRTRGRLGGGFDESSANSAEF, encoded by the coding sequence ATGGAGATTCAACAATCGCTGAAGCTCACCATCCACAAGAAATGGCCATCGTCACCCAAGAAAACACCAAAAGATTCAGAACCGATAAACACCGCTGCTGCAACTCCGAAGCTGAAGTGGAAGAAAATCTTCTTCCACACTAAAACCAAACCCAAAATCCAAACCCCCCCAGATGAATTCCTCTGCCCCGTTTCCCATTCCCTCATGTCCGACCCCGTCATCGTCTCCTCCGGCCACTCCTTCGAACGCTCCTCCGTCGAAGCCTGTAAAAATCTCAACTTTACACCCCAACTCCCCGACGGCACCACCCCCGATTTCTCCACCCTCATCCCCAACCTCGCCCTTAAATCCGCCATCCTCAAGTGGTGCCACACCACCCACACACCCCCTCCTCTCCCCCACAACAACCTCGTGCAACAAACCTCAATCTCCTCCCCTGACACGAAACTGGTACAACAGACCTCAATTTCCCCCGACACCCCCAACTCAAACCTCGTAGAAACCTCGATCTCCCCGAACGTCGTTCCCACAGAAGAAAAGCTCTCCGACAGAGATCCAATCCTGGATTCCCTGGACGAAAACCCACCCTCGAGCAACCTCCGCCGCCACGCGGAAACCGAGGTGCCCATAAGACCGACGCATCTGTACACGAGCTCCGAGGAATCCATAGCCACGTCCTCAGCCTCAACGCCGCCGTTTCAGCTCGCCACGCGCCCCAGTTGCTGCTACTACTCTTCCCCTTCCTCGTCAGAAATCGAACCCGCCGCAACcccagaagaagaagaaatcaCGGGGAAGCTCAAAAGCCCACAGCAGAACATAATCGAGGAAGCGCTTCTCTCTCTGAGAAAACTCACCCGAGTGAGAGAAGAAACCCGGGTCCAACTCTGCACTCCGCGGATACTCTCTGCGTTACGCTCCCTCGTGTTGTCGAAACACGTGAACGTTCAGGTGAACACTTTGGCTTCAGTGGTGAACCTTTCTCTGGAGAAGAGTAACAAACTGAAGATCGTGCGGTCGGGGATGGTGCCACCGTTGATCGAGGTTCTGAAATTCGGATCCCCTGAAGCGCAGGAACACTGTGCCGGCGCGTTGTTCAGTTTGTCTCTCGAAGACGATAACAAAACCGCCATTGGTGTTCTGGGTGGTTTGGGTCCGTTGCTTCAGATGCTCCGAGTCGAGAGCGAGCGGACTCGGCATGACTCGGCCTTGGCGCTTTACCATTTGTCGTTGGTTCAGAGTAACCGGTCCAAGATGGTTAAACTCGGTTCGGTTCCGGTTCTTTTAAGTATGGTTAAGTTGGGTCACATGACAGGTCGGGTTTTATTGATTTTGGGGAACTTAGGTTCCGGGTCGGACGGGCGGGCCGCGATGTTGGATGCGGGTGTTGTGGAGTGTTTGGTCGGGTTGCTGAGTGGTCCCGACTCGGCTACCGGGTCTACTCGGGAGAGTTGTGTGACGGTGATGTACGCGTTGAGTCACGGCGGTTTGAGGTTTAAGGCGGTTGCGAAGGCGGCGGGGCTGGTGGAGGTGTTGCAGAAGGTGGAGAAAGTGGGGAGTGAGAGGGCTAGGCACAAGGTGAAGAAGATTTTGGAGGTGATGAGAgccaaggaggtggaggagGAAGACGTGGATTGGGAGGAATTGCTTGACTCGGGGTTGGGTTGCCGGACTCGGGGCCGACTCGGTGGCGGGTTTGACGAGTCGAGTGCTAACTCGGCCGAGTTTTGA